Proteins encoded in a region of the Streptomyces violaceoruber genome:
- a CDS encoding XRE family transcriptional regulator, translating to MPRWKALPEELDPQIREFTSQLRRLVDRSELSVASVADATGYSKTSWERYLNGRLLAPKGAIVALAEVTETNPVHLTTMWELAERAWSRSEMRHDMTMEAIRISQARAALGELGTPAARSGGSAAKSGHGGRTGKGSRTGRHGGGTSAASGIAGPAGVSPTLPPTVPAQPTAADSPDSALGAGRDGGAPGASSAPSPGGATDGNSWGLAGYRGPAPTGDRTARSGVRPGTEEPVGPAGPAGPHGPGPAGAYDEPRSDAYGGPRPDAYAGPRSGAYGESPSDAYGEPPHGGARASRRTPPGGGGNKRVTTVIAGVVGVLVVIAGAFFLLRDGGDKKNEGTKPSPSPTVSSEPKLPPGVKCSGDACTGKDPEAMGCGGDLVTTGATAVVGTAAVEVRYSEVCGAAWARVTQAAQGDEVQVSAGGAGEQRATVGTVGSTVAYTPMVAVKSAADATACATLAAGTQGCTK from the coding sequence GTGCCTCGTTGGAAGGCCTTGCCGGAGGAACTCGATCCGCAGATCAGGGAGTTCACCAGTCAGCTGCGCCGGCTCGTGGACCGCAGCGAGCTGAGCGTGGCCTCGGTGGCCGACGCCACGGGCTACAGCAAGACGTCCTGGGAGCGCTATCTGAACGGCCGGCTGCTGGCGCCGAAGGGCGCCATCGTGGCGCTGGCGGAGGTGACGGAGACCAACCCCGTCCACCTGACCACCATGTGGGAGCTGGCCGAGCGCGCCTGGAGCCGCTCGGAGATGCGCCACGACATGACCATGGAGGCCATCCGGATCTCCCAGGCCCGTGCGGCCCTCGGTGAACTGGGCACGCCCGCGGCCAGGTCGGGCGGCTCCGCGGCCAAGTCGGGCCACGGCGGCAGGACCGGCAAGGGGAGCCGGACCGGCCGCCACGGCGGCGGCACGTCGGCCGCGTCCGGGATCGCCGGGCCCGCGGGTGTGTCGCCCACGCTGCCGCCGACGGTGCCGGCCCAGCCGACGGCCGCCGACAGCCCCGACTCGGCCCTCGGCGCGGGCCGGGACGGCGGCGCACCCGGTGCGTCCTCCGCCCCGTCCCCCGGCGGAGCGACCGACGGCAACTCGTGGGGTCTCGCCGGGTACCGGGGCCCCGCGCCGACCGGTGACCGCACGGCCCGCTCCGGCGTCCGGCCCGGCACCGAGGAGCCCGTGGGGCCGGCCGGACCCGCCGGGCCGCACGGCCCCGGCCCTGCCGGCGCGTACGACGAGCCCCGTTCCGACGCGTACGGCGGGCCCCGTCCCGACGCGTACGCCGGGCCCCGTTCCGGCGCGTACGGCGAGTCCCCTTCCGACGCGTACGGCGAGCCACCGCACGGCGGTGCCCGCGCGTCCCGCCGGACACCCCCCGGCGGCGGCGGCAACAAGCGGGTGACGACCGTGATCGCGGGCGTCGTCGGTGTCCTCGTCGTGATCGCGGGCGCCTTCTTCCTCCTGAGGGACGGCGGCGACAAGAAGAACGAGGGCACCAAGCCCTCCCCGTCCCCCACCGTGAGCAGCGAACCGAAGCTGCCGCCGGGCGTGAAGTGCAGCGGGGACGCCTGCACCGGCAAGGACCCGGAGGCCATGGGCTGCGGCGGCGACCTGGTGACCACCGGCGCGACCGCCGTGGTCGGCACCGCCGCCGTCGAGGTCCGCTACAGCGAGGTATGCGGTGCCGCGTGGGCCCGCGTCACCCAGGCCGCACAGGGCGACGAGGTCCAGGTGAGCGCCGGTGGCGCGGGCGAGCAGCGGGCGACGGTCGGCACCGTCGGCAGCACCGTCGCGTACACCCCGATGGTCGCCGTGAAGTCCGCGGCCGACGCCACGGCGTGCGCGACGCTGGCGGCGGGGACGCAGGGCTGCACGAAGTAG
- a CDS encoding quaternary amine ABC transporter ATP-binding protein, producing the protein MSTTGKNTTAAATERPPVFSVDGLWKVFGPKAARVPADPDLTALSPAELRSRTGCTAAVADVSFDVRKGEVFVVMGLSGSGKSTLVRCLTRLIEPTAGSIVIDGEDVRAMDRSRLRELRRHRAAMVFQHFGLLPHRTVLDNVAYGLEVQGMGRAERRERAAAIVAKVGLEGLEQRRPGQLSGGQRQRVGLARALAVDPEVLLFDEPFSALDPLIRRDMQEEVVRLHREEGRTMVFITHDLQEALKLGDRIALMRDGRVVQLGTPEEIVGSPADDYVREFVRDVPREQVLTVRTAMRPAANADEAGTGPAIRPEATVSEAIEAVARAGSAARVISDGRCLGVVDAADLLSVVAGTAAAGSRAAGAARVGAAATGERREPTGPRPATTEEPV; encoded by the coding sequence ATGAGCACCACCGGCAAGAACACCACCGCCGCCGCGACCGAGCGCCCGCCGGTCTTCTCCGTCGACGGCCTGTGGAAGGTCTTCGGCCCGAAGGCCGCCCGCGTCCCCGCCGACCCGGACCTCACCGCCCTGAGCCCGGCCGAGCTGCGCTCCCGCACCGGCTGCACCGCCGCCGTCGCCGACGTCTCCTTCGACGTGCGCAAGGGCGAGGTCTTCGTCGTCATGGGCCTGTCCGGCTCCGGCAAGTCCACCCTCGTACGCTGCCTGACCCGCCTCATCGAGCCGACGGCCGGGTCCATCGTCATCGACGGCGAGGACGTCCGGGCGATGGACAGGTCCCGGCTGCGCGAACTGCGCCGGCACCGGGCCGCGATGGTCTTCCAGCACTTCGGCCTGCTCCCGCACCGCACCGTCCTGGACAACGTCGCCTACGGCCTGGAGGTCCAGGGCATGGGCCGCGCCGAGCGCCGCGAGCGCGCCGCCGCGATCGTCGCCAAGGTCGGCCTGGAGGGCCTGGAGCAGCGCCGCCCCGGCCAGCTCTCCGGCGGCCAGCGCCAGCGCGTCGGCCTCGCCCGCGCCCTCGCCGTCGACCCCGAGGTGCTGCTCTTCGACGAGCCGTTCAGCGCGCTGGACCCGCTGATCCGGCGGGACATGCAGGAGGAGGTCGTCCGGCTGCACCGCGAGGAGGGCCGCACGATGGTGTTCATCACCCACGACCTCCAGGAGGCCCTCAAGCTCGGCGACCGCATCGCCCTGATGCGCGACGGCCGGGTGGTGCAGCTCGGCACGCCGGAGGAGATCGTCGGCTCGCCCGCCGACGACTACGTCCGCGAGTTCGTCCGCGACGTCCCGCGCGAGCAGGTCCTCACCGTCCGCACGGCGATGCGCCCCGCCGCGAACGCCGACGAGGCGGGCACGGGCCCGGCGATCCGCCCGGAGGCCACGGTCTCGGAGGCCATCGAGGCGGTGGCAAGGGCAGGCTCGGCGGCCCGCGTCATATCCGACGGCCGCTGCCTGGGCGTGGTCGACGCGGCAGACCTCCTGTCGGTGGTAGCAGGCACCGCAGCTGCGGGCAGTCGTGCCGCTGGGGCGGCACGGGTGGGCGCAGCGGCAACCGGCGAGCGCCGTGAGCCGACCGGCCCCCGCCCCGCCACCACCGAGGAGCCGGTCTGA
- a CDS encoding DUF3017 domain-containing protein translates to MPAEDTNAERPGDARAPEDGAPRASQASGEPDGITVRDPVSAPDAEGRPRRTTRRFPLFTRDTARPEGGGRAAPGDAPAPARQWPVLTVTLLVGVGLLLTALDVFRWGLVLVGAALLLGAALRWTMPRVGMLAVRSRFTDIATYGVLGLSIALLALMAQPNPVLEIPFLKDTLHFTVS, encoded by the coding sequence GTGCCGGCTGAGGACACCAACGCCGAGCGTCCGGGCGACGCGCGGGCCCCGGAGGACGGGGCCCCGCGGGCGTCACAGGCCTCCGGGGAGCCGGACGGCATCACCGTCCGCGATCCCGTCAGCGCGCCCGACGCCGAGGGGCGGCCACGGCGCACCACGCGCCGGTTCCCGCTCTTCACCCGTGACACCGCCCGGCCCGAGGGCGGCGGCCGGGCCGCGCCCGGCGACGCCCCGGCGCCCGCCCGGCAGTGGCCGGTGCTCACCGTGACACTGCTGGTCGGCGTGGGCCTGCTGCTGACCGCGCTGGACGTGTTCCGCTGGGGGCTGGTCCTGGTCGGCGCCGCGTTGCTGCTGGGCGCCGCGCTCCGCTGGACGATGCCCCGCGTCGGCATGCTCGCCGTGCGCTCGCGCTTCACGGACATCGCGACCTACGGCGTCCTCGGCCTCTCCATCGCCCTGCTGGCGCTGATGGCCCAGCCGAACCCGGTGCTGGAGATCCCGTTCCTCAAGGACACCCTGCACTTCACGGTCAGCTGA
- a CDS encoding GMC family oxidoreductase, whose translation MPETTHVYDYVVIGGGTAGSVIASRLTENPDVTVAVIEGGPSDVGRDDVLTLRRWMGLLGGELDYDYPTTEQPRGNSHIRHSRARVLGGCSSHNTLIAFKPLPSDWDEWEAAGAKGWGAVQMEAYFARLKNNIVPVDEKDRNAIARDFVDSAQKTLEVPRVEGFNKKPFTEGVGFFDLAYHPENNKRSSASVAYLHPVMDERPNLTLMLETWAYRLELDGTRAEGVHVRTKDGEEILVKARGEVVLCAGAVDSPRLLLHSGIGPREDLEALGIPVALDLPGVGENLLDHPESVIVWETNGPIPDNSAMDSDAGLFVRRDPEHAGPDLMFHFYQIPFTDNPERLGYQRPEFGVSMTPNIPKPKSRGRLYLTSADPSEKPALDFRYFTDEDDYDGRTLVDGIRIAREIAESQPLAGWLKREACPGPDVTGDAELSEYARKVAHTVYHPAGTCRMGAATDEQAVVDPELRVRGLTGLRIADASVFPTMPAVNPMIGVLMVGERAVELIGGDAR comes from the coding sequence ATGCCAGAAACCACTCACGTCTACGACTACGTCGTCATCGGCGGCGGTACGGCAGGCTCCGTGATCGCCTCCCGCCTCACCGAGAACCCGGACGTCACCGTCGCCGTCATCGAGGGCGGCCCCAGTGACGTCGGCCGCGACGACGTGCTGACCCTGCGCCGCTGGATGGGCCTGCTCGGCGGCGAGCTGGACTACGACTACCCCACCACCGAGCAGCCACGCGGCAATTCGCACATCCGGCACAGCCGCGCCCGCGTCCTCGGCGGCTGCTCCTCGCACAACACCCTCATCGCCTTCAAGCCGCTGCCGTCCGACTGGGACGAGTGGGAGGCGGCCGGCGCCAAGGGCTGGGGCGCGGTCCAGATGGAGGCGTACTTCGCCCGGCTGAAGAACAACATCGTCCCGGTCGACGAGAAGGACCGGAACGCCATCGCCCGCGACTTCGTCGACTCCGCGCAGAAGACGCTGGAGGTCCCCCGGGTCGAGGGCTTCAACAAGAAGCCCTTCACCGAGGGCGTCGGCTTCTTCGACCTCGCCTACCACCCCGAGAACAACAAGCGCTCCTCGGCGTCGGTGGCCTACCTGCACCCCGTGATGGACGAGCGCCCCAACCTCACCCTGATGCTGGAGACCTGGGCGTACCGGCTCGAACTCGACGGCACCCGCGCCGAGGGCGTCCACGTCCGCACCAAGGACGGCGAGGAGATCCTGGTCAAGGCCCGGGGCGAGGTCGTGCTGTGTGCCGGTGCCGTCGACTCCCCACGTCTGCTGCTGCACTCGGGCATCGGCCCTCGCGAAGACCTCGAAGCCCTCGGCATACCCGTGGCGCTCGACCTGCCCGGCGTCGGCGAGAACCTGCTCGACCACCCCGAGTCGGTGATCGTCTGGGAGACGAACGGGCCCATCCCGGACAACTCCGCGATGGACTCCGACGCCGGTCTGTTCGTGCGCCGCGACCCCGAACACGCGGGCCCCGACCTGATGTTCCACTTCTACCAGATCCCGTTCACGGACAATCCGGAGCGCCTCGGCTACCAGCGCCCCGAGTTCGGCGTCTCCATGACCCCGAACATCCCCAAGCCGAAGTCGCGCGGCCGCCTCTACCTCACCAGCGCCGACCCGTCCGAGAAGCCCGCCCTGGACTTCCGGTACTTCACCGACGAGGACGACTACGACGGCCGCACCCTCGTCGACGGCATCCGCATCGCCCGCGAGATCGCCGAGTCCCAGCCGCTGGCCGGCTGGCTCAAGCGCGAGGCCTGCCCCGGCCCGGACGTCACCGGCGACGCGGAGCTGAGCGAGTACGCCCGCAAGGTCGCCCACACCGTCTACCACCCGGCCGGCACCTGCCGCATGGGCGCCGCCACCGACGAGCAGGCCGTCGTCGACCCCGAGCTGCGCGTCCGCGGCCTGACGGGCCTGCGCATCGCCGACGCCTCCGTCTTCCCGACCATGCCCGCCGTCAACCCGATGATCGGCGTCCTCATGGTCGGCGAGCGCGCCGTCGAGCTGATCGGCGGTGACGCCCGATGA
- a CDS encoding bifunctional methylenetetrahydrofolate dehydrogenase/methenyltetrahydrofolate cyclohydrolase, giving the protein MTAQILDGKATAAAIKSELTARVAALKERGVTPGLGTVLVGDDPGSQKYVAGKHRDCAQVGIASIQRELPATATQEEIEAVVRELNEDPACTGYIVQLPLPRGIDENRILELMDPDKDADGLHPMNLGRLVLNEPAPLPCTPNGILTLLRRYGVEIKGAEVVVVGRGVTIGRPMPLLLTRRSENATVTQCHTGTRDLAAHLKRADIVIAAAGSPHLVRPEDVKPGAAVLDVGVSRNAEGKIMGDVHPGVAEVAAWISPNPGGVGPMTRAQLLVNVVEAAERSAG; this is encoded by the coding sequence ATGACCGCCCAGATTCTCGATGGCAAGGCCACCGCAGCCGCGATCAAGTCCGAACTGACCGCCCGCGTGGCGGCGCTGAAGGAGAGGGGCGTCACGCCCGGCCTCGGCACCGTCCTGGTCGGCGACGATCCAGGCAGCCAGAAGTACGTCGCCGGCAAGCACCGCGACTGCGCCCAGGTCGGCATCGCGTCCATCCAGCGCGAACTGCCGGCCACGGCCACGCAGGAGGAGATCGAGGCGGTCGTCCGCGAGCTGAACGAGGACCCGGCCTGTACGGGGTACATCGTCCAGCTGCCGCTGCCCAGGGGCATCGACGAGAACCGCATCCTCGAACTGATGGACCCGGACAAGGACGCGGACGGCCTGCACCCGATGAACCTGGGCCGCCTCGTCCTGAACGAGCCGGCACCGCTGCCCTGCACCCCCAACGGCATCCTCACCCTGCTGCGCCGCTACGGCGTCGAGATCAAGGGCGCCGAGGTCGTGGTCGTCGGCCGCGGCGTCACCATCGGCCGCCCGATGCCGCTGCTGCTCACCCGGCGCAGCGAGAACGCCACGGTGACCCAGTGCCACACCGGCACCCGGGACCTGGCCGCCCACCTGAAGCGCGCGGACATCGTGATCGCCGCGGCCGGTTCCCCGCACCTGGTGCGGCCCGAGGACGTCAAGCCGGGCGCGGCCGTCCTGGACGTCGGCGTCTCCCGCAACGCCGAGGGCAAGATCATGGGCGACGTGCACCCCGGCGTGGCCGAGGTGGCCGCCTGGATCTCCCCGAACCCCGGCGGCGTCGGCCCCATGACCCGGGCCCAGCTGCTCGTCAACGTGGTGGAGGCGGCGGAGCGCAGTGCCGGCTGA
- a CDS encoding malate dehydrogenase, whose amino-acid sequence MTRTPVNVTVTGAAGQIGYALLFRIASGQLLGADVPVKLRLLEITPALKAAEGTAMELDDCAFPLLQGIEITDDPNVAFDGANVALLVGARPRTKGMERGDLLEANGGIFKPQGKAINDHAADDIKVLVVGNPANTNALIAQAAAPDVPAERFTAMTRLDHNRALTQLAKKTGSTVADIKRLTIWGNHSATQYPDIFHATVAGKNAAETVNDEKWLADEFIPTVAKRGAAIIEARGASSAASAANAAIDHVYTWVNGTAEGDWTSMGIPSDGSYGVPEGIISSFPVTTKDGSYEIVQGLDINEFSRARIDASVKELSEEREAVRGLGLI is encoded by the coding sequence ATGACTCGCACTCCCGTGAACGTCACCGTCACCGGCGCGGCCGGCCAGATCGGTTACGCCCTGCTCTTCCGCATCGCCTCCGGCCAGCTGCTCGGCGCGGACGTGCCGGTCAAGCTGCGCCTCCTGGAGATCACCCCGGCGCTCAAGGCCGCCGAGGGCACCGCGATGGAGCTGGACGACTGCGCGTTCCCGCTGCTCCAGGGCATCGAGATCACCGACGACCCGAACGTGGCCTTCGACGGCGCCAACGTCGCCCTCCTCGTCGGCGCCCGCCCCCGCACCAAGGGCATGGAGCGCGGCGACCTCCTGGAGGCCAACGGCGGCATCTTCAAGCCGCAGGGCAAGGCCATCAACGACCACGCCGCGGACGACATCAAGGTCCTCGTCGTCGGCAACCCGGCCAACACCAACGCCCTGATCGCCCAGGCCGCCGCCCCGGACGTACCGGCCGAGCGCTTCACCGCGATGACCCGCCTGGACCACAACCGCGCCCTGACCCAGCTCGCGAAGAAGACCGGCTCGACGGTCGCCGACATCAAGCGCCTGACCATCTGGGGCAACCACTCGGCCACCCAGTACCCGGACATCTTCCACGCCACCGTCGCGGGCAAGAACGCCGCCGAGACCGTCAACGACGAGAAGTGGCTGGCCGACGAGTTCATCCCGACCGTCGCCAAGCGCGGTGCCGCCATCATCGAGGCCCGCGGCGCCTCCTCGGCCGCCTCCGCCGCCAACGCCGCCATCGACCACGTGTACACCTGGGTCAACGGCACCGCCGAGGGCGACTGGACCTCCATGGGCATCCCGTCGGACGGCTCCTACGGCGTCCCCGAGGGCATCATCTCCTCCTTCCCGGTCACCACGAAGGACGGCTCGTACGAGATCGTCCAGGGCCTGGACATCAACGAGTTCTCCCGCGCCCGCATCGACGCCTCCGTCAAGGAGCTGTCGGAGGAGCGCGAGGCGGTGCGCGGTCTCGGCCTCATCTGA
- a CDS encoding aldehyde dehydrogenase family protein: protein MANSTHTPAERAHRTIHAGGEWLAASSGATREILDPADAVAFAVVAEGDEKDTDLAVAAARRAFDAGDWPHTPVAERAALLRRVAGLLVRDREKLGLLESRDAGKTVEEGRVDIDCVADAFRYFADLVAGEAPGRVVDAGSPEVHSVVVHEPVGVCAMITPWNYPLLQASWKIAPALAAGNTFVIKPSEITPMTTIALIDLLVEAGLPTGVANIVTGPGHTVGARLAEHPDVDLVSFTGGLTSGVKVAQAAAVTVKKVALELGGKNPNVVFADACATEEGFDTAVDQALNAAFMHSGQVCSAGGRLIVEESVRERFVAELARRAERIRLGRGTEEGVECGPLVSAQQRAKTEDYVASALAEGAELRCGGKRPEPSPQRPESGYFYEPTVLDHCRREMRVVREEVFGPVLTVETFRTEDEAVALANDTEYGLAGAVWTADAGRARRVAGRLRHGTVWINDFHPYLPQAEWGGFGKSGVGRELGPAGLAEYRESKHVYQNLAPKPVRWFSG from the coding sequence ATGGCGAACAGCACGCACACTCCGGCGGAGCGGGCGCACCGGACCATCCACGCGGGAGGCGAGTGGCTCGCGGCGTCCTCCGGCGCCACGCGCGAGATCCTCGACCCCGCGGACGCCGTGGCGTTCGCCGTGGTCGCGGAGGGCGACGAGAAGGACACCGACCTCGCGGTGGCCGCCGCCCGCCGCGCCTTCGACGCGGGCGACTGGCCGCACACCCCGGTCGCCGAGCGCGCCGCCCTGCTGCGCCGCGTCGCCGGGCTCCTCGTGCGCGACCGCGAGAAGCTGGGCCTGCTGGAGAGCCGCGACGCGGGCAAGACCGTCGAGGAGGGGCGCGTCGACATCGACTGCGTCGCCGACGCCTTCCGCTACTTCGCCGACCTGGTCGCGGGCGAGGCCCCCGGCCGCGTCGTCGACGCGGGCTCGCCCGAGGTCCACAGCGTCGTCGTGCACGAGCCGGTCGGCGTCTGCGCGATGATCACGCCCTGGAACTACCCGCTCCTTCAGGCCAGTTGGAAGATCGCCCCGGCGCTCGCCGCCGGCAACACCTTCGTGATCAAGCCCAGCGAGATCACCCCGATGACCACCATCGCCCTGATCGACCTGCTCGTCGAGGCCGGCCTCCCCACCGGCGTCGCGAACATCGTCACCGGCCCAGGACACACCGTCGGCGCCCGGCTCGCCGAGCACCCCGACGTCGACCTGGTCTCCTTCACCGGCGGCCTGACCAGCGGTGTCAAGGTCGCCCAGGCCGCCGCCGTCACCGTAAAGAAGGTCGCCCTCGAACTCGGCGGCAAGAACCCCAACGTGGTCTTCGCCGACGCCTGCGCGACCGAGGAGGGCTTCGACACCGCCGTCGACCAGGCACTCAACGCCGCCTTCATGCACAGCGGGCAGGTCTGCTCCGCCGGCGGCCGCCTCATCGTCGAGGAGTCGGTGCGCGAACGCTTCGTCGCCGAACTCGCCCGCCGCGCGGAGCGGATCCGCCTCGGCCGCGGCACCGAGGAGGGCGTCGAGTGCGGCCCGCTCGTCTCCGCGCAGCAGCGCGCCAAGACCGAGGACTACGTCGCCTCCGCCCTCGCCGAGGGCGCCGAACTGCGCTGCGGCGGCAAGCGCCCCGAGCCGTCCCCCCAGCGGCCCGAGTCCGGCTACTTCTACGAGCCGACCGTCCTCGACCACTGCCGCCGTGAGATGCGGGTGGTACGGGAGGAGGTCTTCGGACCGGTCCTCACCGTCGAAACCTTCCGCACCGAGGACGAGGCCGTAGCCCTCGCCAACGACACCGAGTACGGTCTGGCCGGTGCCGTCTGGACCGCCGACGCGGGACGGGCCCGCCGGGTCGCGGGCCGGCTGCGGCACGGCACCGTGTGGATCAACGACTTCCACCCCTACCTGCCGCAGGCGGAGTGGGGCGGCTTCGGCAAGAGCGGCGTGGGCCGCGAACTGGGCCCCGCGGGCCTCGCCGAGTACCGCGAGAGCAAGCACGTCTACCAGAACCTGGCGCCGAAGCCCGTCCGCTGGTTCTCCGGCTGA
- a CDS encoding ABC transporter permease, producing the protein MATITATARKPAPPGILTHRAVRKLLILALAAAVLAPIAATQWPGATWPTALTVDVSEPLGKASDWIIDNRDTHPLFLYFFGHVSNIVVIAVRAVYLALLAVGWAGVTAIGALVAWRVAGVRLAAGTAAAFLACGLLGMWVPTMQTLALMVVAVLASVAVGALLGLAAGLSDRMDRVLRPVLDTMQVLPAFAYLLPVVLVFGIGVPAAVLATVVYAAPPMARLTSLGLRGADREVLEAVESLGTTARQRLLTARIPLARKELLLGVNQTIMMALSMAVIASVIGAGGLGDRVYQALASVDVGAALAAGIPIVLLAVVLDRVTGAAGERLGESGKSPVTWLYALVVAAAVALAGRLAGFLDWPDGWDLNIAEPVNRAVDWMTAHLYSGVPVVGGTADWAAHFTSWVLNPLREGLQWLPWWSVLLIVAALAWLIGTWRTALTAVLAMAAIGVLGVWNPSLDTLSQVLAAVAVTLVVGFATGIAAARSDRFERLLRPVLDVFQTMPQFVYLIPVVALFGVGRAPAVAAAVVYALPAVVRITAQGLRQVDPAAMESARSLGATSGQQLRQVQLPLARPALLLAANQGVVLVLAVVIIGGLVGGGALGYQVVFGLAQGDLATGLVAGAAIVCLGLMLDRVTQPTERRTTKKGA; encoded by the coding sequence ATGGCAACGATCACGGCCACGGCCCGAAAGCCCGCCCCGCCGGGCATCCTCACTCACAGAGCCGTCCGCAAGCTCCTGATCCTCGCCCTCGCGGCAGCGGTCCTCGCCCCCATAGCCGCCACGCAGTGGCCCGGCGCCACCTGGCCCACCGCCCTCACCGTCGACGTCTCCGAACCCCTCGGCAAGGCCAGCGACTGGATCATCGACAACCGCGACACCCACCCCCTGTTCCTCTACTTCTTCGGCCACGTCAGCAACATCGTCGTCATCGCCGTACGCGCCGTGTACCTCGCCCTCCTCGCCGTCGGCTGGGCCGGGGTCACCGCGATCGGCGCCCTGGTCGCCTGGCGGGTGGCCGGAGTGAGGCTCGCGGCGGGCACCGCGGCCGCGTTCCTCGCCTGCGGCCTGCTCGGCATGTGGGTGCCGACGATGCAGACCCTCGCCCTCATGGTCGTCGCCGTCCTCGCCTCCGTCGCCGTCGGCGCCCTGCTGGGCCTCGCCGCCGGCCTGTCCGACCGAATGGACCGCGTCCTGCGCCCGGTGCTCGACACCATGCAGGTGCTGCCCGCCTTCGCCTACCTCCTCCCCGTCGTCCTGGTCTTCGGCATCGGCGTCCCCGCCGCCGTGCTGGCCACCGTCGTCTACGCCGCCCCGCCCATGGCCCGGCTCACCTCGCTGGGCCTGCGCGGCGCGGACCGGGAGGTCCTGGAGGCCGTCGAGTCCCTCGGCACCACCGCCCGCCAGCGCCTGCTGACCGCCCGCATCCCGCTGGCCCGCAAGGAACTCCTCCTCGGCGTCAACCAGACGATCATGATGGCGCTGTCCATGGCCGTCATCGCCTCGGTCATCGGCGCCGGCGGCCTCGGCGACCGCGTCTACCAGGCCCTCGCCTCGGTCGACGTCGGCGCGGCCCTCGCGGCCGGCATCCCGATCGTGCTGCTCGCCGTCGTCCTGGACCGGGTGACCGGCGCGGCCGGGGAACGCCTCGGCGAGTCCGGAAAATCCCCGGTGACCTGGCTGTACGCCCTGGTCGTCGCCGCGGCCGTCGCGCTCGCCGGACGCCTGGCCGGCTTCCTCGACTGGCCCGACGGCTGGGACCTGAACATCGCCGAGCCCGTCAACCGGGCCGTCGACTGGATGACCGCCCACCTGTACTCCGGCGTCCCCGTCGTCGGCGGCACCGCCGACTGGGCCGCGCACTTCACCAGCTGGGTCCTCAACCCGCTGCGCGAGGGCCTCCAGTGGCTGCCCTGGTGGTCCGTACTCCTGATCGTCGCCGCCCTGGCCTGGCTGATCGGCACCTGGCGCACCGCGCTCACCGCCGTCCTCGCGATGGCCGCGATCGGCGTGCTCGGCGTGTGGAACCCGTCCCTGGACACGCTCTCCCAGGTGCTCGCCGCCGTCGCCGTGACCCTGGTCGTCGGCTTCGCCACCGGCATCGCCGCCGCCCGCAGCGACCGCTTCGAGCGCCTGCTGCGGCCCGTGCTCGACGTCTTCCAGACCATGCCGCAGTTCGTGTACCTGATCCCGGTCGTCGCCCTGTTCGGCGTGGGCCGCGCGCCCGCCGTGGCGGCAGCGGTCGTCTACGCCCTCCCGGCCGTCGTCCGCATCACCGCCCAGGGTCTGCGCCAGGTCGACCCGGCCGCCATGGAGTCGGCCCGTTCGCTCGGCGCCACCAGCGGCCAGCAGCTCCGCCAGGTCCAGCTTCCGCTGGCCCGCCCGGCCCTGCTGCTCGCCGCCAACCAGGGCGTCGTCCTGGTCCTCGCCGTCGTCATCATCGGCGGCCTGGTCGGCGGTGGCGCGCTCGGCTACCAGGTCGTGTTCGGCCTCGCCCAGGGCGACCTGGCGACCGGCCTGGTCGCGGGCGCCGCGATCGTCTGCCTCGGCCTGATGCTCGACCGCGTCACCCAGCCCACCGAACGCCGTACGACGAAGAAGGGAGCCTGA
- a CDS encoding single stranded DNA-binding domain-containing protein: MSFGDPNNPYGPPQGGQQPNYGYPQQPQGQPGYGYPAAPPVQQPYGGGYGPGPTEMPGITRAAQIMLAVIAAAHLIVAAVYAYNLSQWDEVMLEAGVSGDAEAERFLELGKGIVVFFLALAAVYAVLGLVLVLQYAKGSNAVRVCSIVYGSLAIVTGIFTLAIYGLGLLIMIVSILLIVFAAKRASAEWFRRPRY; the protein is encoded by the coding sequence ATGAGTTTCGGCGATCCGAACAACCCCTACGGCCCCCCGCAGGGCGGCCAGCAGCCGAACTACGGCTACCCGCAGCAGCCCCAGGGCCAGCCCGGCTACGGGTACCCGGCGGCGCCTCCGGTGCAGCAGCCGTACGGCGGAGGCTACGGGCCGGGCCCGACGGAGATGCCGGGCATCACGCGCGCGGCGCAGATCATGCTCGCCGTGATCGCCGCCGCCCATCTGATCGTCGCCGCGGTCTACGCCTACAACCTGTCCCAGTGGGACGAGGTGATGCTGGAAGCCGGCGTCTCCGGGGACGCCGAAGCGGAACGTTTCCTCGAGCTGGGCAAGGGCATCGTCGTCTTCTTCCTCGCGCTGGCCGCCGTCTACGCCGTACTCGGTCTCGTCCTGGTGCTGCAGTACGCCAAGGGCAGCAACGCGGTCCGGGTCTGCTCGATCGTCTACGGTTCCCTCGCGATCGTGACCGGTATCTTCACCCTGGCCATCTACGGCCTCGGCCTGCTCATCATGATCGTCTCGATCCTGCTGATCGTGTTCGCCGCCAAGCGCGCCAGCGCCGAGTGGTTCAGGCGACCCCGCTACTGA